The nucleotide sequence AGCAGCCAGGCGTTATCAAACCTACCTCGTCAGAGAAGAGGTGACAACCGATAAGCCTTACAAACCATTGCTGTCGCCGAAGACGAAAATTTCCGGGCGCAACAATGATGGACGCATAACCGTGCGTCGTCGCGGCGGGGGTTCCAAACGCCAGTATCGCATTGTCGATTTCAAACGCGATAAAGCGGGCATTCCGGCGAAAGTTGCTACCATCGAATACGACCCGAATCGTTCGGCAAATATCGCTTTGTTGAATTATGCTGACGGCGAGAAACGTTACATCATCGCGCCGCTCGGACTCAAAGTCGGACAGACCGTGGTATCAGGTCCCGATGCCGATATTATTCCGGGCAACGCGCTGCCGCTTCGCAACATTCCGCTGGGTACGACGATTCACAATGTCGAACTCAGACCTGGTAAAGGCGCACAGATGGTGCGCGCCGCAGGCGGTCAGGCGCAGTTGGTTGCCAAAGAAGGCGACTGGGCGCAACTTCGTTTACCTTCGGGTGAAATTCGCCGCGTCAATATTGCTTGCTACGCGACGGTCGGACAAATCGGCAACATCGACCACAGCAATGTGAGCCTCGGCAAAGCCGGACGCACGCGCTGGCTCGGTCGTCGTCCGAAAGTTCGCGGCGTGGCAATGAACCCGGTTGATCATCCACATGGTGGCGGCGAAGGTAAAACTTCAGGTGGTCGCAACCCGGTGACCCCCTGGGGACAACCAACACGCGGTTACAAAACCAGAAACAATAAGCGCACCGATAAATTCATCGTGCGTAGAGCTAACAAGAAATAGGACTGAGTGATGAGGACTGAGGACTGAGCTAAAAGACTTAACTCAGTCCTCAGTCCTCAGTCCTCGGCACTTGAGAGAATTATGGCTAGATCAATTAAAAAAGGTCCGTTCATTGATGCGCATCTGGAAAAAGCCATCAATAAA is from Acidobacteriota bacterium and encodes:
- the rplB gene encoding 50S ribosomal protein L2, encoding MAIKKLTPTSAARRYQTYLVREEVTTDKPYKPLLSPKTKISGRNNDGRITVRRRGGGSKRQYRIVDFKRDKAGIPAKVATIEYDPNRSANIALLNYADGEKRYIIAPLGLKVGQTVVSGPDADIIPGNALPLRNIPLGTTIHNVELRPGKGAQMVRAAGGQAQLVAKEGDWAQLRLPSGEIRRVNIACYATVGQIGNIDHSNVSLGKAGRTRWLGRRPKVRGVAMNPVDHPHGGGEGKTSGGRNPVTPWGQPTRGYKTRNNKRTDKFIVRRANKK